In one Drosophila pseudoobscura strain MV-25-SWS-2005 chromosome X, UCI_Dpse_MV25, whole genome shotgun sequence genomic region, the following are encoded:
- the Pgcl gene encoding lysosomal aspartic protease, whose amino-acid sequence MTSRTTQVTVLALLTVLGLVAGALHRIPVRRSEKYVRTRQSLIAEREMVLRKYNLVQSNISSTTNTTAGNYSVETLSNVNNLQYYGSISIGTPPQNFMVQFDTGSSNLWIPSVDCFSADCYYHNTYSSANSTTYQVNGTAFSITYGSGSVSGILSTDVVTVAGLQIPRQMFGEATIVTGTSLLDASFDGIFGMAYSSLAVDGVLPPFYNLWSEKLVDAPVFSFYLKTNGTSTASYGGELILGGSDPSLYEGKLVYAPVSSRNYWQFMMDGVTFGSTTLCTYCQAVADTGTSLLIAPYYIYLMITSMVNQNILCADVPYLPTLTFTISGVPFKIPPSAYIVELGSECTLGISYIQGTDFWILGDIFIGRHYTEFDLGNNRLGFASVNSGSVLGAFSLLKIFCLAALCGLWKLCNLQN is encoded by the coding sequence ATGACCAGCAGAACCACCCAAGTTACGGTGTTGGCCCTGTTGACCGTTCTAGGCCTGGTGGCGGGGGCCCTACACCGGATACCCGTGCGCCGCTCGGAGAAGTATGTGAGGACCCGCCAAAGCCTCATAGCCGAACGCGAGATGGTGTTGAGGAAATACAACCTAGTGCAGAGCAATATCAGTAGCACTACGAACACCACCGCTGGAAACTACTCTGTGGAGACCCTGTCAAACGTTAATAATCTTCAGTATTacggcagcatcagcatcggaaCCCCACCTCAGAATTTCATGGTGCAGTTCGACACGGGGTCTTCCAATCTGTGGATTCCCAGCGTGGATTGTTTTAGTGCTGACTGCTATTATCACAATACATACTCATCCGCGAATTCCACCACATATCAAGTCAATGGCACCGCCTTCTCCATCACCTATGGCTCGGGCAGCGTGTCGGGCATCCTCTCCACGGATGTGGTGACCGTGGCTGGACTGCAAATTCCCCGCCAAATGTTCGGGGAGGCCACCATAGTAACGGGGACTAGCTTGCTAGATGCCTCTTTCGACGGAATCTTTGGCATGGCCTACTCCAGCCTGGCCGTTGACGGAGTTTTGCCGCCGTTCTACAATTTGTGGAGCGAGAAACTAGTGGATGCGCCCGTGTTCTCTTTCTATCTTAAAACCAATGGCACCTCAACAGCGAGCTATGGAGGAGAGCTCATTCTGGGCGGTTCCGATCCGTCGCTCTATGAGGGCAAACTGGTGTATGCTCCCGTCTCCAGCAGGAACTACTGGCAGTTCATGATGGACGGCGTCACTTTTGGTAGCACTACCTTGTGCACGTACTGCCAGGCAGTGGCCGATACGGGCACCTCGCTCCTCATTGCTCCGTACTACATCTATCTAATGATCACATCGATGGTTAATCAGAACATTCTCTGCGCTGACGTTCCATACTTGCCCACCCTGACCTTTACCATAAGCGGTGTACCCTTCAAGATCCCACCCAGTGCGTATATCGTGGAATTGGGTAGCGAATGTACCTTGGGCATCTCGTACATACAGGGCACTGATTTCTGGATTCTGGGCGATATCTTCATTGGCCGCCACTACACAGAATTCGATTTGGGCAACAATCGCTTGGGTTTCGCCTCAGTGAACTCCGGAAGTGTTCTGGGGGCCTTCTCACTCTTGAAGATCTTCTGCCTAGCAGCTCTTTGTGGACTTTGGAAGCTGTGCAACCTGCAGAACTAA